Within Longimicrobium sp., the genomic segment ACTCGGGGCGGCCGGCGAGCGCCCGCGGGTCGAGGGCCATCACGCGGGCGTGGAAGGCGTCTTCCTCGCGCTCGCGCTGGCGCATGGCGGCCAGCGAGTTGTCGGTGAGCCGGTCGTGGCGCACCCCGGGGAGGCCGTAGTAGGTGCCGAACTCGGGGTAGTGCCTGAGGCCGACGGCGATGAACTCGTCTGCCAGGGCGTTCACCCGCGCGGCGAGCGAGTCGGCGGCGGGGCGGGCGGCCTGCTGCTGTGCCGCCGCGGGCGCGAGCGCCGACAGCGAGAGCGCGGCCGCCGCGGCCCAGCGGAAGCTTCGGTTCATGGGGAGGTCTCCAGCAGAGATTTTCGGGGAGCGCTGCGCGCACGGGCTGGTACGCGCGCACACGCGAAAGGATTCACCGGCCTGTGAGGCTCCGGTCCGGGGCGGCTGAAGCCGCAGCAACGACGGCGAGAAGCCTGCCTTCGCAGGCTGGTTCGGCGCGGAGGCCGCCTCCGGCGCGAGAAGGCGGGTCACACGGCGCGAAGCGCGCGGTGCACCCCGCGCGCTTCGCGCCGCGCGGGCTCGTACTAACGCACTTCCGCACTCACGCACTCACGCACTTTCAGTCCCCCACCACCTCATACCCGGCGTCCGACGCCTCCACCGGCTCCGGGGAGAAGCGGATCGCCTCGGCGAGGGCGGCGGCGGCGCGGTCGGCGTCCGACGGCGTGCGGGCGTGCACCTCGGCGACGGCCTGGCCGGGCTCCACGCGGTCGCCGATGCGCGCGAGCATGACGATGCCGACGGCGGGGTCCACCGGGTCGTCCTTCTTCCGCCGCCCCGCCCCCAGCGCCAGCGCCGCGTCGCCGACGGCGCGGGCGTCGGCCTCGGTGATCCAGGCGGGCCCGTCCAGCGCGGGCGCCAGCTTCGCGACCACCGGCGCGGCCGGGAGGAGGCCGGGGTCGTCCACCACGCGCGGGTCGCCGCGCTGCGCCTCGACCAGCTCGGCCAGCTTGCGCGCGCCGGCGCCGGAGTCGCGCAGGCCCGTGAGCGTGGAGCGCGCCTCGTCCGCGTCCCGCGCCAGGCCGGACATCAGCAGCAGGTGCGCGCCCAGCTCCAGGGTCAGCGCCCAGAGGTCGGCGGGGCCGCGGCCGTGCAGCGTCTCGATCGCCTCGCGCACCTCCAGCGCGTTGCCCACCGTGCGGCCCAGCGGCTCGCGCATGGAGCTGAGCACGGCGCGCGTCGCCCGCCCGGCGCCCCGGCCGATGCGCACCAGCGTGCGGGCCAGCTCGCGCGCCTCTTCCAGCGTGCGCATGAAGGCGCCCGAGCCCCACTTCACGTCCAGCACGATGGACGACGCGCCGCCGGCCAGCTTCTTCGACATGATGCTGCCGGCGATCAGCGGCACCGAGTCCACCGTCGCCGTCACGTCGCGCAGCGCGTAGAGGGCGCCGTCGGCGGGGACCAGCGCGGGGCTCTGGCCCACCAGCGCGCACCCGGTCCGCTCCACCTGCGCGCGCATGGCATCGGGCGACAGCTCGGTGGCGAAGCCGGGGATCGACTCCAGCTTGTCGAGGGTGCCGCCGGTGTGCCCCAGCCCGCGGCCCGACATCTTCACGAACGCCGCCCCCGCCGCGGCCATCAGCGGCACCAGCACGATCGACGTCTTGTCGCCCACGCCGCCGGTGCTGTGCTTGTCCACCGTGGGCCGGCCGATTCCCCCCCAGTCGAGCGTGGCGCCGCTCTCCACCAGCACGCGGGTGAAGGCGAGCGTCTCGGCCTCGGTCATCCCCCGCCACACCACCGCCATCAGCCAGGCGGCCATCTGGTAGTCGGGGACCTGCTTCGCCAGGTAGCCGCCGACCAGCGACGCCAGCTCGTCGGCCGAAAGCTCGCCGCCCTGCTTCTTCCGCTCGATCAGGGCGACGGCGCTCGCCGCGTCCGCCGTCATCCGCCCGTTCCCGGGTGGTGGAGCCGCTCGGAGTCGAAGGCGCCGGGGAGCATCTCCGTGAGCGGAGTGACGCGCACGCCCCCGCCCGGCGCGGGGGTGACGACCGGGATGCGCGGCGCGAACTCGTGGAGGACCTGCCGGCACCCGCCGCACGGCGTGCACGGAAGGTCGTCGTCGGGCCCGACGACGGCGATGGCCACGAACTCGCGCGCCCCCTCCGAGACCGCCTTGCCGACGGCGATCCGCTCCGCGCACGAGCCGAGCGGGTAGGCGACGTTCTCGACGTTCACGCCGGTGAAGACGCGCCCGTCGGCCGCCAGCAGCGCCGCGCCCACGGGGAAGTTGCTGTACGGCGCGTACGCCCGGCCGCGCGCCTCGCGGGCGCGCTCCAGCAGCCCGCGCGCGGCGGCTTCGTCGAAGGTGGAGCGGGAGATATCGGCCAAGCGCGGCTCGCGGGATCCGGTGAATCGGGAAAAACGGGGCTGGAATATACGCGGGAGGCGAGCGTTCGTGCACCCGGGGGTCTCCGCTCGGCGCTTCGCGCGACGGATGACACCGGGGCCCGGTACGTTTCGGCAGGCTCCGGCGCGGCGGCGGGGGCCCTCACCCGCCGCCTGAGAGCGGCAACCCTCTCCCCACTTCGGGAGAGGGTGGACTCGACGGCATGGCGCGAGGGACGGAGATCCGGCCTCGGCGCCACGCGATGGGAATGCACGGGAGCGAATGGGGTTCTGCGGTCGAAGCCTGGCGGGGTTCGCGAAGCTCCCCGTGGTTCCAGCGGATGTCTTCAGGCACTCGCACTCCGCCGCTCCAGCCTGAACGAATCGCCCCTCTCCCCGGTGGAGCGGGAGAGGGGCGGCGGCGGACGGCCGGGAGACGCGTGTCAGTCGCCGTAGTGGCGCTTGAAGTCGTCGGTGACCTGGCGCAGGAGGCGGTCCACCGGGTCCTTCGCGGCCGGGAAGAACACCGCGTCGGAGAGCGAGTTGAGCGCCGAGCGCACGTCGGTGAAGCGGTCGGCGAAGCTCATGAACAGGTCTCCCACCCCGTGCCGCAGGGCAAGCTCGTTCGCGGCGGCGGTGCGGAAGCCCACCGCGCCCAGGTCGTCGTAGTAGGAGATGGACGGGGCGCCCTTGCGCCGCACCCGGTGCGTGATATGGTCGGGGAAGAGCCCGCCCAGCCAGAGCGCGAAGTTGCCCAGGTGCACCCGCAGCATGAACTCCCGCTCGCCGCGCGCCCGCTCGATGGCCTGGAGGATGTCGGCCAGGTAGAAGAACGGCCCCTCGCCGGTGCCGCCCACCGTGTACGCCCTCCCCGCCATGCCGAACTCCAGCAGCACGGCCGCCGTGTAGTCGGCAAGCTGGCGGTCGTGGATCTCGCGCTGCAGCAGCGCGTGCCGCACCAGCAGGTAGAACAAGAGCGGCGCCGGCGCCCGGCTGATGCCGTCGCGGCGCAGCAGCTCGCGCAGCACCCCCACGTCGTCGAGCAGCGCGTCGAGCCCCTGTTCGCGGAGCCGCTCCTCGCCGCCGGGACCGACCAGCGCCAGGAGCAGCTCCGCCTCCCGCCTGCCGAAGGACGCCCTCACGTTCGGCTTGATCATCCCCTTTCCTCCGAGTGGCTTGCAGCGTGGGTCACCGTCCGTTTCGCCCTTCTCTACCCGCGCCCGGGCCGCCGTGGTTCCGCGGTCCGGACGCCTCGAAACGTCCGGTTGTGCAGGAGAAGTGCCGCGCGTGCCGACACCGTGCGCGGGAGCGGGTTGCGGGGTGGGCCGGACGGCGGGTGTGCGCTTCGTGCACTTTGCGGACCCGGGCTTGCATCTGCGCGGGGTGGGCGCAACGAACCACCCGCAACCCCACGCGACCGATGAAGCTGCCTCTCCCCAGGTCCTGGCGGGCGCACCTCGACCCCGAGCTGGAGAAGCCGTACTTCCGCGAGCTGCGCGAGTTCGTGGACCAGGAGCGGGCGCAGCACGAGGTGTATCCGCCGGAAGACGAGGTGTTCAGCGCCCTGGAGCTCACGCCGTACGAGCGGGTGAAGGTGCTGGTCCTGGGGCAGGACCCCTACCACGGCCCCGGGCAGGCGCACGGGCTGGCGTTCTCCGTCCGCCCGGGCGTCACGCCGCCGCCGTCGCTGCGCAACATGCTCCGGGAGCTGAAGGACGAGCTGGGTTGTCCGGTTCCCGACAATGGTTATCTCGTCCCGTGGGCGAAGCAAGGGGTTCTGCTGCTGAACGCCGTGCTCACCGTGCGCGCGGGCGAGCCCAACTCGCACAAGGGGAAGGGGTGGGAGAAGTTCACCGACGCGGCGATCCGGGCCGTGAACGCCCGCCCGGACCGGGTGGTCTTCGTCCTGTGGGGCGGCTACGCGGCGAAGAAGGCGGCCCTGATCGACGGCGGCAGGCACGCCGTGATCCAGTCGGCGCACCCCTCGCCGCTTTCCGCGAAGCGCGGCTTCTTCGGCAGCCGCCCGTTCTCGAAGGTCAACCGGGAGCTAGAGCAGGCCGGTCAGGCGAAGATCGAATGGTGCCTGCCGGATCTCGGCCGGTAGCTCGGCCACCTTCAGCGCGGGGATGCGGATCCGCCGCACCTGGGGCTGGTGGTGGCGGAGCGCGGCGGACGGCGCGGTGCGGGCGCCGTACCAGGTGCGCGGGCGGCGGTGCAGGGGCAGCGGCGGGGGCGTCACGGAAACCTCCTCTGGCGCTTCGAGACGCTCGGGGAACGGCCGGCGCGGCCGGACCTTCACCCTCCCGCCCGCGCAACCCGCGAGCCAGAAACGCAAGTCATCTCCATCTGCTACATCTGATTGCACCGCAACAGCTTGGAATGTGTACGGCATGGACAGCGGCCGGCACGCCGGGGCACCGCTGGTACAGGTGAGGCAAAGATTTCTCCAGGTGGACGGCGGGCTCACCCTGTCCGGGGGATGCCGAAACCGCGGGGGACGCCCGGCTCGAAGAGACCGGCCCGCGCCGCCGTCGCGGCACCGGGAGCCCGCGCGGACGGAGGTGCGGCGGCGCGGTGTCAGAATCGAAAGGGAGTGGTCCGTTACACCCGTGCAGGCCGCCGCGAGGGCCGCGAGATCCACCCCCGCCAGGAGAAGCCCGATGTTCAGCGTCTACGTCCGCAACCGCAAGCGCCGCCTGTGGTCGCCCGGCACCATCGTGGCGTCGGTGCTGGCGCACGTCCTCCTGCTGGCCGGCGCCGTCTCCGCGGGGGTCGGCGACCTGGGGCCGCAGGACGAGCCGCAGGCCGACATCGAATGGATCGCCGAGGTGACGCCGAAGCCCGTGACGCCGCCTCCTCCCCCGATGGATCCCACCCCGCCGCCCCCGGCGCCCGAGCGGCCCCGGATCGTGGAGGGCGACCACCGGGAGATCGAGAACGTGGAGACGGTGCCGACGGAGCTCCCGAAGATCGATCCCAACGAGCGGCCGGTCGACCCCAGGGAGTACTCGGGCGAGGGACGCCAGGCCGGGAACGTGATCGTCCCGAACCCGGCGCCGAACCCGGCCCCGCCGGCGGGCGACCCGCAGCCCTCGGGCAACGGCGAGGGCCCGGTGTCGGCCGAGGTGGCCACGGAGCTGCCGGCGCTCGCCAACCGCGCGGAAGCCGAGCGGCTGCTGCGGCGGTACTACCCGCCCCTCCTGCGCGAGTCGGGGATGACCGGGCGCACCGTCGTCACCCTGATCATCGACGCCGAGGGGCGCGTGGAGCCCGGCAGCGTGAGCGTGCAGGAGACCTCGCACCCCGCGTTCGCCGAGCCGGCGGTCAAGGTCGCCGAGAAGATGCGGTTCCGCCCCGCGAAGCTGGGCCGGGAACCGATCTCGGTGATCATCGCCATCCCGATCGAGTGGCGGCTGGAGAACTGAGCGGGCCGCGGCAGGCCCCTCGCGCGAAGAGGCCCGGCTCGCGAGCCGGGCCTCTTCGCGTCTCGAGGGATCTCCGCGAAAACAAGTG encodes:
- a CDS encoding thymidine phosphorylase, producing MTADAASAVALIERKKQGGELSADELASLVGGYLAKQVPDYQMAAWLMAVVWRGMTEAETLAFTRVLVESGATLDWGGIGRPTVDKHSTGGVGDKTSIVLVPLMAAAGAAFVKMSGRGLGHTGGTLDKLESIPGFATELSPDAMRAQVERTGCALVGQSPALVPADGALYALRDVTATVDSVPLIAGSIMSKKLAGGASSIVLDVKWGSGAFMRTLEEARELARTLVRIGRGAGRATRAVLSSMREPLGRTVGNALEVREAIETLHGRGPADLWALTLELGAHLLLMSGLARDADEARSTLTGLRDSGAGARKLAELVEAQRGDPRVVDDPGLLPAAPVVAKLAPALDGPAWITEADARAVGDAALALGAGRRKKDDPVDPAVGIVMLARIGDRVEPGQAVAEVHARTPSDADRAAAALAEAIRFSPEPVEASDAGYEVVGD
- a CDS encoding cytidine deaminase — translated: MADISRSTFDEAAARGLLERAREARGRAYAPYSNFPVGAALLAADGRVFTGVNVENVAYPLGSCAERIAVGKAVSEGAREFVAIAVVGPDDDLPCTPCGGCRQVLHEFAPRIPVVTPAPGGGVRVTPLTEMLPGAFDSERLHHPGTGG
- a CDS encoding uracil-DNA glycosylase, with the translated sequence MKLPLPRSWRAHLDPELEKPYFRELREFVDQERAQHEVYPPEDEVFSALELTPYERVKVLVLGQDPYHGPGQAHGLAFSVRPGVTPPPSLRNMLRELKDELGCPVPDNGYLVPWAKQGVLLLNAVLTVRAGEPNSHKGKGWEKFTDAAIRAVNARPDRVVFVLWGGYAAKKAALIDGGRHAVIQSAHPSPLSAKRGFFGSRPFSKVNRELEQAGQAKIEWCLPDLGR
- a CDS encoding energy transducer TonB → MFSVYVRNRKRRLWSPGTIVASVLAHVLLLAGAVSAGVGDLGPQDEPQADIEWIAEVTPKPVTPPPPPMDPTPPPPAPERPRIVEGDHREIENVETVPTELPKIDPNERPVDPREYSGEGRQAGNVIVPNPAPNPAPPAGDPQPSGNGEGPVSAEVATELPALANRAEAERLLRRYYPPLLRESGMTGRTVVTLIIDAEGRVEPGSVSVQETSHPAFAEPAVKVAEKMRFRPAKLGREPISVIIAIPIEWRLEN